A single genomic interval of Daucus carota subsp. sativus chromosome 1, DH1 v3.0, whole genome shotgun sequence harbors:
- the LOC108201177 gene encoding probable plastid-lipid-associated protein 8, chloroplastic, producing MASSSCSLMAAATITTSTSLRASKYKYPSARLITRASSSTSTSPLSAAAASAPSPLVSSILSKVVQTDRGVTLKTDEHKKVAELAQALKEFCVDEPVNCPLIFGEWDVVYCSNPTSPGGGFRSALGRIFFKTKEMIQAVEPPNIVKNKVAFSAFGLDGEVSLNGKLKALDEKWIQVVFEPPELKVGGLEFTYGGESEVKLEITYVDEKIRLGKGSRGSLFVFQRRQPSS from the exons ATGGCTTCATCATCTTGTTCTTTAATGGCAGCTGCAACTATTACTACTAgcacaagtttgagagcttcaaaaTATAAGTACCCTAGTGCTAGATTGATAACTAGAGCTTCTTCCTCAACCTCAACTAGCCCACTCAGTGCTGCTGCTGCTTCTGCACCTTCACCACTTGTTTCCTCCATTCTTTCCAag GTTGTGCAAACAGATCGGGGAGTTACTTTGAAGACGGATGAGCACAAAAAGGTAGCTGAACTGGCTCAAGCGCTCAAGGAATTTTGTGTGGATGAACCTGTAAACTGCCCTCTTATATTTGGAG AATGGGATGTTGTTTATTGTTCAAATCCTACATCACCTGGTGGAGGCTTCAGGAGTGCATTGGGCCGAATATTTTTCAAGACAAAGGAAATGATACAGGCTGTTGAACCTCCTAATATTGTGAAAAACAAGGTTGCCTTTTCCGCATTTGGGCTTGATGGTGAGGTGTCTTTAAATG GAAAACTGAAGGCTCTAGATGAGAAATGGATACAAGTAGTGTTTGAGCCACCTGAACTAAAAGTGGGAGGACTTGAGTTTACCTATGGTGGTGAGAGCGAGGTTAAGCTTGAGATTACTTACGTAGATGAGAAGATCAGGCTTGGCAAAGGTTCCAGAGGttctttatttgtttttcaaagACGCCAACCAAGTTCCTGA
- the LOC135150258 gene encoding protein DEFECTIVE IN MERISTEM SILENCING 3-like has product MLAGSGVYLLDTKPTTLFLFSLFCSSFRRPVTESGGASTKQKKALQGPSPLQIMSAGNTEDLFQLIKIIVKSLQEYEADELERLGLGVKHREERIRDLRSEKISLDGSILDLEVSIGKYQASCSIPVNREVDAQSEDETYKNILELEKSAAGLVHQLRTQQGTQVSHSPLVKDVLGFVATLGKTDDENLSWLLAEYLGRETMIAIVCRNSDGVQALKTFGIEGAIDRNHVQQGHGSSAGRTIDGRFQVICLADIRPYDGEFIYNDPQRRLDILKPKLPGGILPRGFLGYAVNMIDIDNANVWMATPHYGLRETLFYHLFSHLQVYETKEDMLKARPFISDGAVSLDGGIMRRSDNFYMANREKAIVKFPMILGKPSLPGDYYETKNDLQIKKWKLEILLENICREQSVLDQDRFNFEVKRQEFVQLARQQKQEH; this is encoded by the exons ATGCTAGCTGGGTCAGGTGTATATTTACTGGACACCAAACCAACCACCTTGTTCTTATTCTCATTGTTCTGCTCTAGTTTCCGGCGACCCGTGACGGAGAGCGGCGGAGCATCAACCAAACAg AAAAAGGCATTACAAGGTCCAAGTCCATTGCAAATAATGTCTGCAGGTAATACGG AGGATCTCTttcaactaattaaaattattgtcaAATCATTGCAGGAATATGAGGCTGATGAGCTAGAGAGATTAGGTCTCGGAGTCAAACACCGTGAAGAGAGAATTAGGGATTTGAGGAGTGAGAAAATCAGCTTAGATGGTTCTATTCTAGATCTGGAAG TTAGTATTGGAAAGTATCAGGCATCCTGCAGTATTCCTGTCAACAGAGAAGTGGATGCTCAAAGTGAGGACGAgacttataaaaatattttggagTTAGAGAAATCTGCTGCTGGACTTGTACACCAGCTAAGAACTCAACAAGGAACTCAGGTTTCTCATAGTCCATTAGTGAAGGATGTACTTGGTTTTGTTGCTACACTAGGCAAAACCGATGATGAAAACCTTAGCTG GCTGCTTGCGGAGTACTTGGGGAGAGAAACAATGATAGCAATTGTTTGCAGAAACTCTGATGGAGTTCAAGCTCTGAAGACTTTTGGCATAGAAGGTGCTATAGATAGGAATCATGTTCAACAAGGGCACGGCTCTTCTGCTGGACGTACAATAGATGGTCGATTTCAAGTTATATGTCTCGCTGATATAAG ACCGTATGATGGCGAGTTCATATATAATGATCCACAAAGGAGGCTCGATATTCTGAAGCCAAAATTGCCTGGTGGAATACTTCCTCGTGGCTTTCTTGGATATGCTGTGAATATGATCGATATTGATAATGCAAACGTATGGATGGCCACTCCCCACTATGGGCTTAGGGAGACTCTTTTCTACCATCTCTTTTCGCACCTTCAAGTTTATGAAACAAAGGAAGACATGTTGAAGGCCCGCCCCTTCATATCTGATGGAGCAGTATCCTTGGATGGTGGAATAATGAGACGTTCTGATAATTTTTACATGGCCAATAG GGAAAAAGCAATAGTTAAGTTCCCGATGATCCTTGGAAAACCTAGTCTACCTGGAGACTACTACGAGACTAAAAACGATCTGCAAATCAAAAAGTGGAAGCTGGAAATATTGCTAGAAAATATTTGCAGAGAACAATCAGTGCTGGACCAGGATAGGTTCAATTTTGAAGTCAAGAGACAAGAGTTTGTTCAGTTAGCTCGG CAGCAGAAGCAGGAGCACTAG
- the LOC108194255 gene encoding protein DEFECTIVE IN MERISTEM SILENCING 3: protein MLAGSGVYLLDTKPTTLFLFSLFCSSFRRPVTESGGASTKQKKALQGPSPLQIMSAGNTGTRRTERDEAYQLAEAAVDRTKEYEADELERLGLGVKHREERIRDLRSEKISLDGSILDLEVSIGKYQASCSIPFNREVDAQSEDETYKNILELEKSAAGLVHQLRTQQGTQVSHSPLVKDVLGFVATLGKTDDENLSWLLAEYLGRETMIAIVCRNSDGVQALKTFGIEGAIDRNHVQQGHGSSAGRTIDGRFQVICLADIRPYDGEFIYNDPQRRLDILKPKLPGGILPRGFLGYAVNMIDIDNANVWMATPHYGLRETLFYHLFSHLQVYETKEDMLKARPFISDGAVSLDGGIMRRSDNFYMANREKAIVKFPMILGKPSLPGDYYETKNDLQIKKWKLEILLENICREQSVLDQDRFNFEVKRQEFVQLARQQKQEH from the exons ATGCTAGCTGGGTCAGGTGTATATTTACTGGACACCAAACCAACCACCTTGTTCTTATTCTCATTGTTCTGCTCTAGTTTCCGGCGACCCGTGACGGAGAGCGGCGGAGCATCAACCAAACAg AAAAAGGCATTACAAGGTCCAAGTCCATTGCAAATAATGTCTGCAGGTAATACGGGTACTCGAAGGACTGAAAGAGATGAGGCTTATCAACTGGCTGAAGCAGCTGTCGATCGTACCAAG GAATATGAGGCTGATGAGCTAGAGAGATTAGGTCTCGGAGTCAAACACCGTGAAGAGAGAATTAGGGATTTGAGGAGTGAGAAAATCAGCTTAGATGGTTCTATTCTAGATCTGGAAG TTAGTATTGGAAAGTATCAGGCATCCTGCAGTATTCCTTTCAACAGAGAAGTGGATGCTCAAAGTGAGGACGAgacttataaaaatattttggagTTAGAGAAATCTGCTGCTGGACTTGTACACCAGCTAAGAACTCAACAAGGAACTCAGGTTTCTCATAGTCCATTAGTGAAGGATGTACTTGGTTTTGTTGCTACACTAGGCAAAACCGATGATGAAAACCTTAGCTG GCTGCTTGCGGAGTACTTGGGGAGAGAAACAATGATAGCAATTGTTTGCAGAAACTCTGATGGAGTTCAAGCTCTGAAGACTTTTGGCATAGAAGGTGCTATAGATAGGAATCATGTTCAACAAGGGCACGGCTCTTCTGCTGGACGTACAATAGATGGTCGATTTCAAGTTATATGTCTCGCTGATATAAG ACCGTATGATGGCGAGTTCATATATAATGATCCACAAAGGAGGCTCGATATTCTGAAGCCAAAATTGCCTGGTGGAATACTTCCTCGTGGCTTTCTTGGATATGCTGTGAATATGATCGATATTGATAATGCAAACGTATGGATGGCCACTCCCCACTATGGGCTTAGGGAGACTCTTTTCTACCATCTCTTTTCGCACCTTCAAGTTTATGAAACAAAGGAAGACATGTTGAAGGCCCGCCCCTTCATATCTGATGGAGCAGTATCCTTGGATGGTGGAATAATGAGACGTTCTGATAATTTTTACATGGCCAATAG GGAAAAAGCAATAGTTAAGTTCCCGATGATCCTTGGAAAACCTAGTCTACCTGGAGACTACTACGAGACTAAAAACGATCTGCAAATCAAAAAGTGGAAGCTGGAAATATTGCTAGAAAATATTTGCAGAGAACAATCAGTGCTGGACCAGGATAGGTTCAATTTTGAAGTCAAGAGACAAGAGTTTGTTCAGTTAGCTCGG CAGCAGAAGCAGGAGCACTAG
- the LOC108210395 gene encoding protein DEFECTIVE IN MERISTEM SILENCING 3, translating to MSACNTGTPKAEIDEAYQQAEAAVRVTKKFQDDIEILGLTVKHYEDKIRYLRMEKDGVDDSIIDLEVITGKHHASSIKPEEEDSQSEDETYKNILKLEKSAAGLVCQLKTRHGTQVSHSPLVNDVTGIVATLGKVDDENLSWLFAEYLGKETMLALVCKTFIGVEAIESCDTEGAINRNHGLHGLGYSVGRTIHGRFHVICLADIIPYVGKFIANDPQRRLDLPKPKFPGGEIPSGFLGYAVNMIHIDKANFYVTTSGYGLRETLFYHLFSHLQVYRTRKDMLKARPLISDGALSLDGGIMRSRGDYYLGNREEAEVKFPRICEKSSVPGNYYEIENNLHRKKWDLERLLEVMQREQSKLDQAKFDFEIKKQDFVRFLARSSHPAQPKQEQQ from the exons ATGTCTGCATGTAATACTGGTACTCCAAAAGCTGAAATAGATGAGGCTTATCAGCAGGCGGAAGCAGCTGTCCGTGTCACTAAG AAATTTCAGGATGATATAGAGATATTAGGTCTTACGGTCAAACACTATGAAGACAAAATTAGGTATCTGAGGATGGAGAAAGACGGTGTAGATGATTCCATTATAGATCTGGAAG TTATAACTGGCAAGCATCATGCATCATCTATTAAACCTGAAGAAGAGGATTCTCAAAGTGAGGATGagacatataaaaatattttaaagctggAGAAATCTGCTGCTGGACTTGTATGCCAGTTAAAAACTCGACATGGAACTCAGGTTTCTCACAGTCCATTAGTGAACGATGTAACTGGTATTGTTGCTACGCTTGGCAAAGTGGATGATGAAAACCTTAGCTG GCTTTTCGCAGAGTACTTGGGAAAAGAAACAATGTTGGCACTTGTTTGCAAAACTTTTATTGGAGTTGAAGCTATTGAGTCTTGTGATACAGAAGGTGCTATAAACAGGAACCATGGTCTTCATGGGCTCGGCTATTCTGTTGGACGTACTATACATGGACGATTTCATGTCATTTGTCTTGCTGATATAAT ACCTTATGTTGGCAAGTTTATAGCTAACGATCCACAAAGGAGGCTTGATCTTCCAAAGCCAAAATTTCCTGGTGGAGAAATTCCTAGTGGCTTTCTTGGATATGCTGTGAATATGATCCATATTGATAAGGCAAACTTTTACGTCACAACCTCCGGCTATGGCCTTAGAGAGACTCTTTTTTATCATCTCTTCTCGCACCTTCAAGTTTATAGAACTAGGAAAGACATGTTGAAGGCCCGCCCCCTCATATCTGATGGAGCATTATCTTTGGATGGAGGAATAATGAGAAGCCGTGGTGATTATTACCTGGGGAATAG GGAAGAAGCAGAAGTGAAGTTCCCAAGAATCTGCGAAAAATCAAGTGTACCCGGAAACTACTACGAGATTGAAAACAACCTGCACAGAAAAAAGTGGGATCTCGAAAGATTGCTAGAAGTTATGCAGAGAGAACAATCAAAGCTGGACCAGGCCAAGTTCGATTTTGAAATCAAGAAACAAGATTTTGTTCGGTTCTTGGCAAGAAGTTCACATCCAGCTCAG CCGAAGCAGGAGCAGCAGTAG
- the LOC135150257 gene encoding protein DEFECTIVE IN MERISTEM SILENCING 3-like, translated as MLAGSGVYLLDTKPTTLFLFSLFCSSFRRPVTESGGASTKQKKALQGPSPLQIMSAGNTGTRRTERDEAYQLAEAAVDRTKEYEADELERLGLGVKHREERIRDLRSEKISLDGSILDLEVSIGKYQASCSIPVNREVDAQSEDETYKNILELEKSAAGLVHQLRTQQGTQVSHSPLVKDVLGFVATLGKTDDENLSWLLAEYLGRETMIAIVCRNSDGVQALKTFGIEGAIDRNHVQQGHGSSAGRTIDGRFQVICLADIRPYDGEFIYNDPQRRLDILKPKLPGGILPRGFLGYAVNMIDIDNANVWMATPHYGLRETLFYHLFSHLQVYETKEDMLKARPFISDGAVSLDGGIMRRSDNFYMANREKAIVKFPMILGKPSLPGDYYETKNDLQIKKWKLEILLENICREQSVLDQDRFNFEVKRQEFVQLARQQKQEH; from the exons ATGCTAGCTGGGTCAGGTGTATATTTACTGGACACCAAACCAACCACCTTGTTCTTATTCTCATTGTTCTGCTCTAGTTTCCGGCGACCCGTGACGGAGAGCGGCGGAGCATCAACCAAACAg AAAAAGGCATTACAAGGTCCAAGTCCATTGCAAATAATGTCTGCAGGTAATACGGGTACTCGAAGGACTGAAAGAGATGAGGCTTATCAACTGGCTGAAGCAGCTGTCGATCGTACCAAG GAATATGAGGCTGATGAGCTAGAGAGATTAGGTCTCGGAGTCAAACACCGTGAAGAGAGAATTAGGGATTTGAGGAGTGAGAAAATCAGCTTAGATGGTTCTATTCTAGATCTGGAAG TTAGTATTGGAAAGTATCAGGCATCCTGCAGTATTCCTGTCAACAGAGAAGTGGATGCTCAAAGTGAGGACGAgacttataaaaatattttggagTTAGAGAAATCTGCTGCTGGACTTGTACACCAGCTAAGAACTCAACAAGGAACTCAGGTTTCTCATAGTCCATTAGTGAAGGATGTACTTGGTTTTGTTGCTACACTAGGCAAAACCGATGATGAAAACCTTAGCTG GCTGCTTGCGGAGTACTTGGGGAGAGAAACAATGATAGCAATTGTTTGCAGAAACTCTGATGGAGTTCAAGCTCTGAAGACTTTTGGCATAGAAGGTGCTATAGATAGGAATCATGTTCAACAAGGGCACGGCTCTTCTGCTGGACGTACAATAGATGGTCGATTTCAAGTTATATGTCTCGCTGATATAAG ACCGTATGATGGCGAGTTCATATATAATGATCCACAAAGGAGGCTCGATATTCTGAAGCCAAAATTGCCTGGTGGAATACTTCCTCGTGGCTTTCTTGGATATGCTGTGAATATGATCGATATTGATAATGCAAACGTATGGATGGCCACTCCCCACTATGGGCTTAGGGAGACTCTTTTCTACCATCTCTTTTCGCACCTTCAAGTTTATGAAACAAAGGAAGACATGTTGAAGGCCCGCCCCTTCATATCTGATGGAGCAGTATCCTTGGATGGTGGAATAATGAGACGTTCTGATAATTTTTACATGGCCAATAG GGAAAAAGCAATAGTTAAGTTCCCGATGATCCTTGGAAAACCTAGTCTACCTGGAGACTACTACGAGACTAAAAACGATCTGCAAATCAAAAAGTGGAAGCTGGAAATATTGCTAGAAAATATTTGCAGAGAACAATCAGTGCTGGACCAGGATAGGTTCAATTTTGAAGTCAAGAGACAAGAGTTTGTTCAGTTAGCTCGG CAGCAGAAGCAGGAGCACTAG